The Congzhengia minquanensis DNA window TTTCATTGCTTGATGAAACTGATTTTTAGTAAACAGTTGACGATATTCTCGATTGACCCATTTTGAAACAAAGTACGTATATAGCTTCCAATATTTATCTGGAACATCTGTGGTATGGCGGGTAAGTTTTATTAAGACACTGTTTACTTTTGGTTTAGGATGAAAGCATTCCGCTGGCAGCTTAAGCAATTGCTGAATCGAGACTTGAGTGTGCAAGAGCAACCCTAGTGTTCGGTGAATATCCAAGGTACGCTTGTAGAATCCTTCTTCAACAATCAGATAGATGTCAGACGCATGGCTTTCAAAAACCACTTTTTTAATAATTTGTGTGCTTAAATGGTAAGGAATACTCCCAACAATTTTATACCTCTGTTTGTTAGGGAATTGAAACTGTAGAATATCTTGGTGAATTAAAGTGACACGAGTATTCAGTTTTAATTTTTCTGAC harbors:
- the erm(B) gene encoding 23S rRNA (adenine(2058)-N(6))-methyltransferase Erm(B); its protein translation is MNKNIKYSQNFLTSEKVLNQIIKQLNLKETDTVYEIGTGKGHLTTKLAKISKQVTSIELDSHLFNLSSEKLKLNTRVTLIHQDILQFQFPNKQRYKIVGSIPYHLSTQIIKKVVFESHASDIYLIVEEGFYKRTLDIHRTLGLLLHTQVSIQQLLKLPAECFHPKPKVNSVLIKLTRHTTDVPDKYWKLYTYFVSKWVNREYRQLFTKNQFHQAMKHAKVNNLSTVTYEQVLSIFNSYLLFNGRK